Proteins encoded in a region of the Triticum dicoccoides isolate Atlit2015 ecotype Zavitan chromosome 3A, WEW_v2.0, whole genome shotgun sequence genome:
- the LOC119267000 gene encoding uncharacterized protein LOC119267000, with translation MGCGASVPNGKGRKRRSVVQEVAVFIPTIRVPVATDVVQPLRGLVSKELVDRLATLRSNVVALAEDIYHGDMSAVSELQRALEEYLPVVLGLTAKESRLEASVQFSWRTIDDDQECCLASAWYEVLSVVHMMAMLALFETNLKLIPRDGQNGAEKKVSEDSKKDVVDSLLRASGCLDYSVHHILVQIPAQIKKSFPSYLQEGMLEAISIQSLAQCVEIQLGLASECEKATLSVKRRLACEQVSYFSKAHYCLSGCDTSDSYGKKLLLFLKWKWMDAKAVAYYYHALVLDKGSEPTNHISAVCCLSAADDILAESKRACLSFCLANPITRVPPPWGIMKNMHKKIPDVAYKKFQIYGHLFEQDKKSALQSLPDLPEFPLSLRPEDYEFPGTDSIWENVDCQPQIQSLKEHLEDDPETEDSK, from the exons ATGGGGTGTGGCGCCTCGGTCCCCAACGGGAAGGGCCGGAAGCGCCGGAGCGTCGTACAGGAGGTCGCCGTGTTCATCCCGACCATCCGTGTCCCGGTGGCCACCGACGTGGTCCAACCGCTCAGGGGACTGGTTTCCAAGGAGCTCGTCGATCGCCTCGCGACGCTCCGTTCCAACGTCGTCGCGCTGGCTGAAGATATCT ATCATGGGGATATGTCGGCTGTCTCTGAACTGCAACGCGCCCTTGAGGAGTACCTGCCTGTTGTTCTTGGATTAACAGCCAAAG AGAGCCGTCTTGAAGCATCTGTGCAATTCAGCTGGAGGACCATAGACGATGACCAG GAGTGCTGTCTCGCGAGCGCATGGTACGAAGTACTTTCTGTTGTCCACATGATGGCGATGCTTGCGCTGTTTGAGACAAACCTCAAACTCATCCCGAGAGACGGCCAAAATGGAGCTGAAAAGAAGGTATCTGAAG ATTCAAAGAAGGATGTTGTGGACTCATTGCTCAGGGCATCAGGGTGCTTAGACTACTCCGTGCATCACATACTTGTTCAAATACCTGCACAAATTAA GAAGAGTTTTCCTAGTTACCTGCAGGAAGGTATGCTTGAGGCCATCTCAATTCAGTCTTTGGCTCAG TGTGTAGAGATACAGCTAGGATTGGCTTCTGAGTGTGAAAAGGCgacgttgtcggtgaagaggcggcTAGCCTGCGAGCAAGTCAGCTATTTTTCAAAG GCTCACTACTGTCTGTCAGGATGCGACACGAGCGACTCGTATGGGAAGAAGCTTCTGCTCTTCCTCAAGTGGAAATGGATGGACGCCAAG GCAGTAGCATATTACTACCATGCTCTAGTGCTCGACAAGGGGAGCGAGCCGACCAACCATATAAGCGCGGTCTGCTGCCTCTCTGCAGCTGATGACATCCTTGCAGAGAGCAAGAGGGCTTGTCTGAGCTTTTGCCTGGCAAATCCCATCACAAG GGTGCCTCCTCCTtggggcatcatgaagaacatgcacaAGAAAATTCCAGATGTCGCGTACAAGAAATTCCAAATATATGGGCATCTTTTCGAGCAAGACAAGAAAAG TGCCCTTCAATCCTTGCCCGATCTTCCGGAGTTTCCGCTGTCGCTGAGACCCGAAGACTACGAATTTCCGGGCACCGATTCGATCTGGGAGAATGTTGATTGCCAACCCCAGATTCAGAGCCTCAAGGAGCATCTGGAGGACGACCCAGAAACAGAGGATTCAAAATAG